The following coding sequences lie in one Myxococcus xanthus genomic window:
- a CDS encoding AHH domain-containing protein: protein MAKADHLSGMGKLKARLRRSRDYRDKGHKHIKGNGGRNKIYANLEIIQGVLQARGTRVRGDKRIKPGSLTHARRYTFVHGQNFKIGQSPYINQAHHLLPEEAFSDKNFTSDQMRMLRGVDYNINNGENIIFLPAVARDSEFHSLPHHMGSHPAYSKQASADMRIVRNSLDSALAKDKKHKEWNPPTDVKDMLMRLQADYWDMVSAAGPININLFTKPAPKKRGIAKKR, encoded by the coding sequence CGAAGGCAGATCATCTCTCTGGAATGGGCAAGCTGAAGGCCCGGCTCAGGCGTTCGCGTGACTATCGGGACAAAGGCCACAAGCACATCAAGGGCAATGGCGGCCGGAACAAGATCTACGCGAACCTTGAGATCATCCAGGGTGTGCTCCAGGCGCGAGGCACCCGTGTGCGCGGGGACAAGCGAATCAAGCCTGGCAGCCTGACGCATGCGCGCAGATACACCTTTGTCCACGGCCAGAACTTCAAGATTGGCCAGTCCCCGTACATCAACCAGGCACACCATCTGCTTCCGGAGGAGGCCTTCTCCGATAAGAACTTCACCAGTGACCAGATGCGGATGCTTCGGGGCGTGGACTACAACATCAACAATGGGGAGAACATCATCTTCCTCCCCGCCGTGGCGCGCGACTCGGAGTTCCACAGCTTGCCCCACCACATGGGGAGTCATCCGGCCTATTCGAAACAGGCGAGTGCCGATATGCGCATCGTCCGCAATTCGCTGGATTCCGCGCTGGCGAAGGACAAGAAGCACAAGGAGTGGAATCCTCCGACAGACGTCAAGGATATGTTGATGCGCCTCCAGGCGGATTACTGGGACATGGTGTCCGCGGCAGGCCCCATCAACATCAACTTGTTCACCAAGCCCGCTCCGAAGAAGCGGGGTATCGCGAAGAAGCGCTGA